The following are encoded together in the Bubalus kerabau isolate K-KA32 ecotype Philippines breed swamp buffalo chromosome 3, PCC_UOA_SB_1v2, whole genome shotgun sequence genome:
- the PLA2G5 gene encoding phospholipase A2 group V: protein MKGLLMLAWFLACSVPAVPGSLLDLKSMIEKVTGKPALKYYGFYGCYCGWGGHGTPKDGTDWCCWKHDRCYAQMETQDCDVLTQAYRYRVAWGFIICEHGSRCQQQLCACDQKFVYCLERNMRSYNPLYQYFPNFLCT from the exons ATGAAGGGCCTCCTCATGCTGGCTTGGTTCCTGGCTTGTA GTGTGCCTGCTGTCCCAGGGAGCTTGCTGGACCTGAAGTCGATGATTGAGAAGGTGACTGGAAAGCCCGCCCTGAAGTACTATGGCTTCTACGGCTGTTACTGTGGCTGGGGGGGTCACGGCACCCCCAAGGATGGGACTGATTG GTGCTGTTGGAAGCATGACCGCTGCTACGCCCAGATGGAGACACAAGACTGCGATGTCTTGACACAGGCCTACAGATACAGGGTTGCATGGGGCTTCATCATCTGCG AACACGGGTCCCGCTGCCAGCAGCAGCTCTGCGCCTGCGATCAGAAATTCGTCTACTGCCTGGAAAGAAACATGAGGAGCTACAACCCTCTTTATCAATACTTTCCCAACTTCCTCTGCACCTAG